A region of Candidatus Bathyarchaeota archaeon DNA encodes the following proteins:
- a CDS encoding LLM class flavin-dependent oxidoreductase produces MFELGVNFNTDLPINYIINGVKIAEKYGYDYVWIGESIQHPHPIPIAALISKVTERIKIGIIISPKINRSIHIVKSIQTLLEVYGERYAIGLVPGDTIKLEALGLKTFNILKEMHLCIKSFPRTPLFKINFNGVLPKLCRLRSLPIYIGASGPKMINEGSKIADGLLLNYINPEFIKWCLKFVDVENCCITAFGPVLLKPAKEELLMALRISTAIIASGANKSFIKNFNMDNEVEEVKRVFIKNNFDALKKYDEFLIEKFAIYGNLEEIKNKIEELKRIGVDQVIFGAPFCKNLEAIKIVGESLK; encoded by the coding sequence ATGTTTGAACTTGGGGTTAATTTCAATACAGATTTACCAATAAACTACATTATTAATGGAGTTAAAATTGCTGAAAAATACGGATATGATTATGTATGGATTGGGGAGTCAATTCAACATCCTCATCCTATTCCAATTGCAGCTTTAATAAGTAAAGTAACAGAAAGAATTAAAATTGGCATTATTATTTCACCAAAAATTAATCGAAGCATTCACATAGTTAAGTCTATTCAAACTCTTTTAGAAGTCTATGGAGAAAGATATGCTATTGGATTAGTACCAGGTGATACTATAAAGCTTGAAGCATTAGGTTTAAAAACTTTTAATATATTAAAGGAGATGCACTTATGTATTAAAAGTTTTCCTAGAACCCCCTTATTTAAAATAAATTTTAATGGAGTTCTTCCTAAACTTTGTAGACTAAGGTCTTTACCAATTTATATTGGTGCTTCTGGACCAAAAATGATTAATGAAGGAAGCAAGATTGCTGATGGTCTTCTTTTAAATTATATTAATCCAGAATTCATTAAATGGTGTTTAAAATTTGTTGATGTAGAAAATTGTTGCATAACAGCTTTTGGTCCAGTCCTATTAAAACCAGCTAAAGAAGAATTATTAATGGCATTAAGAATTTCAACAGCAATTATCGCGTCTGGTGCAAATAAATCCTTTATTAAAAACTTTAATATGGATAATGAAGTTGAAGAAGTAAAAAGAGTTTTTATAAAGAATAATTTTGATGCTTTAAAAAAATATGATGAATTTTTAATAGAAAAATTTGCAATTTATGGAAATCTTGAAGAAATAAAAAATAAAATTGAAGAGCTAAAAAGGATAGGGGTTGATCAAGTTATTTTTGGAGCCCCCTTTTGTAAAAATTTAGAAGCAATAAAAATAGTTGGAGAAAGTTTAAAGTAA
- a CDS encoding LLM class flavin-dependent oxidoreductase, with protein MNISLGLTTSIPVREGLKLALLADKLGFKRVFIGEDLLSRDVFTYLSVIALETSRIELATGITSPYVRHIASLASNVLAIQKISNGRFTLGLGPGGLPELEKFLGKAPEKPVTVMRDATLLIKKLFLGERIEYEGVLGKIKGLKLIAPTPIKIYFGVRGEKLLKLAGEVADGVIFSGPKNYIKKSLKILETSLKKPDFNKIIWNCFLLIKGKEDLKLGRRVVATIISSLPKEEIERHPELTDKAFKIKEAFKKGDYTKAEEFIDEEILKQFCFAGELNEIKEEINKFEKEGFKEFVVGPPFGKKPEETILEVKKIFKR; from the coding sequence TTGAATATTTCACTAGGTTTAACTACAAGTATTCCTGTTAGAGAAGGGTTAAAGCTCGCTTTATTAGCGGATAAACTAGGTTTTAAAAGAGTTTTTATTGGAGAAGATCTACTTTCAAGAGATGTATTCACTTATCTTTCAGTTATTGCTTTAGAAACTTCCCGTATTGAATTAGCTACTGGAATAACAAGCCCTTACGTCAGGCATATAGCTTCTTTAGCTTCTAACGTTTTAGCTATCCAAAAAATAAGTAACGGACGGTTTACACTTGGTTTAGGACCTGGGGGTTTACCTGAACTTGAAAAATTTCTTGGAAAAGCACCTGAAAAACCTGTTACAGTAATGCGTGATGCAACATTGTTAATTAAAAAATTATTTTTAGGAGAAAGAATAGAATATGAGGGAGTGCTTGGAAAAATTAAAGGTTTAAAGTTGATTGCGCCTACTCCGATAAAAATTTACTTTGGCGTAAGAGGAGAGAAACTCTTAAAATTAGCTGGAGAAGTAGCTGATGGAGTAATTTTTAGTGGACCAAAAAACTATATTAAAAAATCTTTGAAAATTCTCGAAACATCGCTTAAAAAGCCAGATTTCAATAAAATTATCTGGAATTGCTTCTTGCTTATTAAAGGTAAAGAAGATTTAAAATTAGGTAGAAGAGTTGTAGCCACAATAATTTCAAGTTTACCAAAAGAAGAAATTGAGAGACATCCTGAATTAACAGATAAAGCATTTAAAATTAAAGAAGCATTTAAAAAAGGGGATTATACTAAAGCTGAAGAATTTATTGATGAAGAAATTTTAAAACAATTTTGTTTTGCTGGGGAATTAAATGAGATAAAAGAAGAAATTAATAAGTTCGAAAAGGAAGGTTTTAAAGAGTTTGTTGTTGGCCCACCTTTTGGTAAAAAACCTGAAGAAACTATTTTAGAAGTTAAAAAAATTTTTAAAAGGTAA
- a CDS encoding adenine nucleotide alpha hydrolase family protein — translation MHLCYACSKEPAEIFIDYSKRRLCINCFLNYYERKVKRTIEAYRMIKPGEKIGVAVSGGKDSTALLYVLKKLYPTLNLVAIHLNLGVKEYSDHCNEILRNFIKKIGVPLIEFNLIEKLGFSIHNFEKTRHGKKICSICGTIKRYLLNKIAYENKLNKLATGHNLDDIVEVIFNCYIQGDTIQLARVNPVLPGTHSKLVARIKPLCMMSEAEDLFYASYTELPFRSLSCPLSKGNRSLKNKKFINTVIMKEMPTFKHMLFKSYVKRISPYLKPPPEKIFECEICGMPTSKNICAFCRLTKIIKPLQQ, via the coding sequence ATGCATTTATGTTACGCATGTTCAAAAGAACCTGCAGAAATATTTATAGATTACTCAAAGAGGCGGCTTTGTATAAACTGTTTCTTGAATTACTACGAAAGAAAAGTTAAAAGAACTATTGAAGCTTATAGAATGATTAAACCTGGAGAAAAAATTGGTGTAGCAGTTTCAGGAGGAAAAGACAGTACTGCTCTTCTTTATGTTCTTAAAAAACTTTATCCAACGTTAAATTTAGTGGCAATTCATTTAAACCTAGGTGTTAAAGAATATTCAGATCATTGCAATGAAATTTTACGAAACTTTATTAAAAAGATTGGTGTTCCATTAATAGAGTTTAACTTAATTGAGAAACTTGGTTTTTCAATTCATAACTTTGAAAAAACAAGGCATGGAAAAAAAATATGTTCTATCTGTGGAACAATAAAACGCTATTTATTAAATAAAATCGCTTATGAAAATAAATTGAATAAATTAGCTACAGGACATAACTTAGACGATATAGTAGAAGTTATTTTTAATTGCTACATTCAAGGGGATACTATTCAATTAGCTAGAGTTAATCCTGTGCTTCCAGGAACTCACTCAAAACTTGTTGCTAGAATAAAACCTTTATGTATGATGAGTGAAGCAGAAGATTTATTTTATGCCTCTTACACTGAACTCCCCTTTAGAAGCTTATCATGTCCATTATCAAAAGGGAATAGAAGCTTAAAAAACAAAAAGTTTATTAATACGGTTATAATGAAGGAAATGCCTACCTTTAAACATATGCTTTTCAAATCCTATGTTAAAAGAATATCTCCTTATCTTAAACCGCCACCAGAGAAAATTTTTGAATGCGAAATTTGCGGTATGCCAACTTCAAAAAACATATGCGCATTCTGTAGATTAACAAAAATAATTAAACCATTACAACAGTAA
- a CDS encoding pyruvoyl-dependent arginine decarboxylase has product MIPKEFFVTCGKAISKVSPLNAFDLALVKAGIAQCNLVNVSSILPPGCKEIKRRKIPIGSITHAVLARMDGNEGETIGAGVAWAWKKDYEYGLVAEAHGYMDRKALLEILDWKINEMAQNRGVELTKIKHKIDVLWIPMDHYGSVISALVYIPT; this is encoded by the coding sequence ATGATTCCTAAAGAATTCTTTGTTACATGTGGAAAAGCTATAAGTAAAGTTTCTCCACTTAATGCATTCGATTTAGCTTTAGTTAAAGCTGGAATAGCTCAATGCAATTTAGTAAATGTTTCTTCAATTCTGCCTCCAGGTTGTAAAGAAATTAAAAGACGAAAAATACCAATAGGTTCAATTACACATGCTGTTTTAGCTAGAATGGATGGAAATGAAGGGGAAACAATTGGAGCAGGCGTGGCTTGGGCATGGAAGAAAGATTATGAGTATGGATTAGTTGCTGAAGCACATGGTTATATGGATCGAAAAGCTCTATTAGAAATTCTAGATTGGAAAATTAATGAAATGGCTCAAAATCGAGGAGTTGAATTAACAAAAATTAAGCATAAAATAGATGTTTTATGGATTCCCATGGATCATTACGGTTCTGTTATAAGCGCTTTAGTTTATATTCCAACTTAA
- a CDS encoding flippase-like domain-containing protein, with translation MKTKRKLLILMLQLILGVLVILGLIYYVNAENLFIVLIKAKPGFLMLAFFAYLLMNLIFAYRIKYVVGALGKKISFFKALTVQYGGMLAGDFTPARSGYLTVPLILKMYEVPIETGFSCILGCQSIEFLIKMVGGLIAISYLISKIYLTQEVITFSILGIALMFFSGLLIALSMWSKKLYEAIERFSEKPLIGRVVSFILDKASTFQSEAEKFKSVILTVTVLTLISWMIRGFEWYFIGLALNIINLGFIEFFLLHPLITALSFLPLTPSGLGFQEGITVGILYLLNVPIETAVGFAILARILLIIQDAFGVFPLIKAGIKVMDSKI, from the coding sequence TTGAAAACTAAAAGAAAATTATTGATTTTAATGCTTCAATTAATTCTTGGGGTTTTAGTTATTTTAGGTTTGATTTACTATGTGAATGCAGAAAACTTATTTATTGTATTAATTAAAGCAAAACCTGGTTTTTTAATGTTAGCTTTTTTCGCTTACTTATTAATGAATTTAATTTTTGCATACAGAATTAAATATGTTGTTGGTGCCTTAGGAAAAAAAATAAGTTTTTTTAAAGCTTTAACTGTGCAATATGGAGGCATGCTTGCTGGTGATTTTACTCCAGCTCGTTCAGGTTATTTAACAGTTCCATTAATTCTTAAAATGTATGAAGTACCAATAGAAACAGGTTTTTCTTGTATTTTAGGTTGTCAATCAATAGAGTTTTTAATTAAAATGGTTGGAGGATTAATAGCTATTTCATATTTAATTTCAAAAATTTATTTAACTCAAGAAGTTATAACCTTTTCTATTTTAGGGATTGCTTTAATGTTTTTCAGTGGTTTATTAATTGCTTTAAGCATGTGGTCAAAAAAACTTTATGAAGCAATAGAAAGGTTTAGTGAAAAACCTTTAATTGGAAGAGTTGTTTCATTCATTTTGGATAAAGCTTCAACCTTTCAATCTGAAGCTGAAAAATTTAAATCTGTAATTTTAACTGTAACTGTTTTAACTTTAATTTCTTGGATGATTAGAGGTTTTGAATGGTATTTTATAGGGTTAGCATTAAATATAATAAATTTAGGATTTATAGAGTTTTTCCTTCTTCATCCATTAATCACAGCTCTTTCATTTCTTCCTTTAACTCCTTCAGGTTTAGGTTTTCAAGAAGGAATTACAGTAGGCATTCTTTATTTGCTTAATGTTCCAATTGAAACTGCTGTAGGTTTCGCGATTCTTGCTAGAATTCTATTGATAATACAAGATGCCTTTGGGGTTTTTCCATTAATTAAGGCTGGCATTAAAGTTATGGATTCAAAAATTTGA
- a CDS encoding 2-isopropylmalate synthase yields the protein MAWRVLIEKECRLPEEVKFFDTTLRDGEQTPGVALLPEEKLQIARQLDALGVDYIEAGFPATSEGERKAVKMIANDGLKAEIVGLARAVKQDIDLAVSCDVDTIHTFIATSEIHMKKKLKMSREEVLAKAVEAVEYAKSFGVKVEFSAEDATRSDLNFLIQVYKAVVEAGAERIDIPDTVGVAIPRGMFNLVKSIKAHINVPIALHCHNDMGLAVANSLAGIEAGAEEIHVTVNGLGERAGNASLEEVALSLYALYGVKINLNLKEIYNTSLLVSKLTGIPIPPNKAIVGGNAFAHESGIHTAGVVLSPDTYEPLPPEIVGRERKIVAGKHAGKHGIEAMLEELGFELTKEQIMEVVSRVKQLGDKGRTVTEADLKNIAEAISGTLTPSKRKINLEDLLVVTGNKITPTATVKLTINGKEYKNSEYGVGPIDAALKAIQGIVSDVMKFKLVEFKLEATSGGSDALANVMVKVMDETGKIVSGRGVREDIVMAGVEAIINAANRLIRLYEKH from the coding sequence TTGGCTTGGCGAGTTTTAATAGAAAAAGAATGTAGATTACCAGAGGAAGTTAAATTTTTTGATACAACTTTAAGAGATGGAGAACAAACTCCTGGCGTTGCGCTTTTACCTGAAGAAAAACTTCAAATAGCTAGACAGCTTGATGCTTTAGGTGTAGACTATATTGAAGCTGGTTTTCCAGCAACTTCCGAAGGTGAAAGAAAAGCTGTAAAAATGATAGCTAATGACGGTCTTAAAGCTGAAATTGTTGGCTTAGCTAGAGCTGTTAAACAAGATATAGATTTAGCTGTTTCATGCGATGTTGATACTATTCACACTTTTATTGCTACATCAGAAATTCATATGAAAAAGAAATTAAAAATGAGTAGGGAGGAAGTTTTAGCTAAAGCTGTTGAAGCTGTAGAATATGCTAAAAGCTTTGGTGTAAAAGTTGAGTTTTCAGCTGAAGATGCTACTAGAAGCGATTTAAACTTTTTAATTCAAGTTTATAAAGCTGTCGTAGAAGCTGGAGCTGAAAGAATTGACATACCTGACACTGTAGGGGTAGCTATTCCAAGAGGAATGTTTAACTTAGTTAAATCTATTAAAGCTCACATTAATGTTCCTATAGCTTTACATTGCCATAATGATATGGGTTTAGCTGTAGCTAACTCTCTAGCGGGTATAGAAGCTGGAGCTGAGGAAATCCATGTAACTGTAAATGGATTAGGTGAAAGAGCTGGAAACGCTAGTTTAGAAGAAGTTGCTTTAAGTCTTTATGCACTTTACGGTGTTAAAATAAACTTAAATTTAAAAGAAATTTACAATACATCACTTTTAGTTTCTAAACTAACTGGAATTCCTATTCCTCCTAATAAAGCTATAGTTGGTGGAAATGCTTTTGCTCATGAAAGCGGAATTCACACAGCTGGAGTAGTTTTATCTCCCGATACATATGAGCCTCTTCCCCCGGAAATAGTTGGTAGAGAAAGAAAAATAGTTGCTGGAAAGCATGCTGGAAAACATGGAATTGAAGCTATGCTTGAAGAGTTAGGTTTTGAATTAACTAAAGAGCAAATTATGGAAGTTGTTTCTAGAGTTAAACAACTTGGAGATAAAGGAAGAACAGTTACAGAAGCTGATTTAAAAAATATAGCAGAAGCAATTTCTGGAACCTTAACCCCAAGCAAAAGAAAAATAAATCTTGAAGATTTACTTGTAGTTACAGGGAATAAAATTACACCTACAGCTACTGTTAAACTTACTATAAACGGTAAAGAATATAAAAATTCAGAATATGGTGTTGGACCAATAGATGCTGCTTTAAAAGCTATACAAGGAATTGTAAGCGATGTAATGAAATTTAAGCTTGTTGAATTTAAGCTTGAAGCTACTTCAGGCGGAAGCGATGCTTTAGCCAACGTTATGGTTAAAGTTATGGATGAAACTGGAAAAATAGTTAGTGGAAGAGGAGTTAGAGAAGATATAGTGATGGCTGGCGTTGAAGCCATAATTAATGCTGCTAACAGACTTATTAGGCTATATGAAAAACATTAA
- a CDS encoding lysine biosynthesis protein LysW, which produces MKKIKCPDCGADIDVPDDVMINEIVACPDCGLELEITKIEGDKLSYQRVVVEKEDWGE; this is translated from the coding sequence ATGAAAAAGATTAAATGTCCAGATTGCGGAGCAGACATAGATGTCCCAGATGATGTTATGATAAATGAAATTGTAGCCTGTCCAGACTGCGGTTTAGAACTTGAAATAACAAAAATTGAAGGTGATAAACTAAGTTACCAAAGAGTCGTTGTAGAGAAGGAGGATTGGGGTGAATAA
- the lysX gene encoding lysine biosynthesis protein LysX, with product MICDHIRLDEKLIIEAAKKMGVPLTIYNADELFLGINENSSFEPVILQRSISYFRNLHITALLEKMGIQVVNSFHSALICGNKVLSSLTLSKAGIPTPKTFVAFSKEGALKALEKLGYPAVLKPIVGSWGRLIALLKDSDSAKAILESREYMFPIYQIYYIQELIKKPDRDIRCFVIGDQAVAAIYRYSLPGEFKTNVYIGGTAEPCKITSELEELSIKAANAVGGGIFGVDLMESPEGLIVHEVNYATEFKKTVEVSKVDIPKLIIEFLVEKLKR from the coding sequence ATGATATGCGATCATATTAGACTTGATGAAAAGCTAATTATTGAAGCTGCTAAAAAAATGGGCGTTCCATTAACCATTTATAATGCTGATGAACTCTTCTTAGGAATTAATGAAAACTCAAGTTTTGAACCTGTAATTCTTCAAAGAAGTATTAGCTACTTTAGAAACTTACATATAACTGCTTTACTTGAAAAAATGGGTATTCAAGTTGTAAATTCTTTCCATTCAGCTTTAATTTGTGGAAATAAAGTTTTATCTTCATTAACTTTATCTAAAGCTGGTATTCCAACACCTAAAACTTTCGTAGCTTTCTCTAAGGAGGGAGCTTTAAAAGCTTTAGAAAAACTTGGTTATCCTGCTGTTTTAAAACCAATCGTTGGAAGCTGGGGTAGACTTATAGCACTTTTAAAAGATTCAGATTCTGCTAAAGCAATTCTTGAATCTAGAGAATATATGTTCCCAATTTACCAAATATATTATATTCAAGAATTAATTAAAAAACCAGATAGAGATATTAGATGCTTTGTTATAGGTGACCAAGCTGTAGCTGCAATATATCGTTATTCTCTTCCAGGAGAATTTAAAACCAATGTTTATATTGGTGGAACTGCTGAACCATGTAAAATAACTTCTGAACTTGAAGAATTAAGTATTAAAGCGGCTAATGCTGTTGGAGGAGGAATATTTGGAGTAGATTTAATGGAAAGTCCTGAAGGTTTAATAGTTCATGAAGTAAATTATGCAACTGAATTTAAAAAAACAGTTGAAGTATCAAAAGTTGATATTCCAAAATTAATTATAGAATTTTTGGTTGAAAAATTGAAAAGGTGA
- a CDS encoding N-acetyl-gamma-glutamyl-phosphate reductase translates to MKIGIIGGAGYVGGELLRILLNHPEAEIQLVTSRQHAGKYVFKVHPNLRGFTQLKFSPLSEERLIKECELVFLAVPHGSSMKLTPKLLSQGIKVIDLSADYRLKNPKDYEIWYGWKHENPELLKEAVYGLPELHREAIKNAKLIACPGCMASASILGLAPLVKDDAIELNRIVIDVKIGSSGAGNQPTLASHHPERFGGVRVYKPVNHRHIAEIEQELSFLTGKKVNVAFTPHAVNMVRGILATMHCFLTKPFSTPDIWRIYREFYKNEPFIRFVKDREGLYNLPNPKTLIGVNICDLGFELDERIKRIVVLSAIDNLVKGAAGQAVQCFNIMIGVNEKTGLEYLSAHPA, encoded by the coding sequence TTGAAGATTGGTATTATTGGGGGAGCAGGATACGTTGGAGGGGAACTTTTAAGGATTCTACTTAATCATCCAGAGGCTGAAATTCAATTAGTTACATCTAGACAACATGCTGGAAAATATGTATTTAAAGTTCATCCTAATCTTAGAGGGTTCACTCAACTTAAATTCTCTCCCTTAAGTGAAGAACGATTAATTAAAGAGTGCGAATTAGTATTTCTAGCTGTTCCTCACGGTTCCTCAATGAAGTTAACCCCTAAACTTTTATCTCAAGGAATAAAAGTCATTGATTTAAGCGCTGATTATAGACTTAAAAACCCTAAAGATTATGAAATTTGGTACGGCTGGAAACATGAAAATCCTGAATTATTAAAAGAAGCTGTTTATGGCTTACCTGAGCTTCATAGAGAAGCTATAAAAAATGCTAAGTTAATTGCATGTCCAGGATGCATGGCTTCCGCATCAATTTTAGGTTTAGCGCCTTTAGTTAAAGATGATGCTATAGAACTTAATAGGATAGTTATAGATGTAAAAATAGGTTCTTCAGGAGCTGGAAACCAACCAACTTTAGCTTCTCATCACCCTGAAAGATTTGGTGGTGTAAGAGTTTATAAACCTGTAAACCATAGGCATATAGCCGAAATAGAGCAAGAGCTTTCCTTTTTAACTGGAAAAAAAGTTAATGTAGCTTTTACTCCTCACGCTGTAAATATGGTTAGAGGGATTCTCGCTACGATGCATTGTTTTTTAACTAAACCATTCTCAACTCCTGATATATGGCGAATCTATAGAGAATTTTATAAAAATGAACCATTCATAAGATTCGTTAAAGATAGAGAAGGATTATATAATTTACCTAACCCAAAAACTCTTATTGGCGTAAATATATGCGATTTAGGGTTCGAGTTAGATGAAAGAATTAAAAGGATTGTAGTTCTCTCTGCTATAGATAATTTAGTTAAAGGTGCTGCTGGTCAAGCTGTTCAATGTTTTAACATTATGATCGGTGTAAATGAGAAAACTGGTCTTGAATATTTAAGTGCGCATCCAGCTTGA
- a CDS encoding [LysW]-aminoadipate/[LysW]-glutamate kinase, translating into MIVTKLGGSVLETGIPENFVKDLKNLLISDKIVLVHGGGKIVNEIAEKMGKEQKFIVSPEGFRSRYTDKETMEIFMMVMAGKINKEITSTLLKAGIKAVGLSGIDGSLIKAERKKKLIQIDERGRKRVIDGGYTGRITEVDANILKNLLNSNYTPVIAPIALSEEYEALNIDGDRAAAYIAAALEADLLILFTDVTGVMLNGKLISQLTLEEAEEILSKVGHGMITKIFAATEALKKGVKKVVISSGIIEEPISSALKGSGTTIMK; encoded by the coding sequence ATTATAGTTACTAAACTTGGTGGAAGCGTTTTAGAAACAGGCATACCTGAAAACTTTGTTAAAGATTTAAAAAACCTTTTAATAAGCGATAAAATAGTTTTGGTTCATGGTGGAGGAAAAATAGTTAATGAAATAGCTGAAAAAATGGGTAAAGAACAAAAATTTATAGTGTCTCCTGAAGGGTTTAGAAGCAGATACACAGATAAAGAAACTATGGAAATATTCATGATGGTTATGGCTGGAAAAATAAATAAAGAAATAACTTCAACTTTATTAAAAGCAGGGATTAAAGCTGTTGGGCTTTCAGGAATCGATGGTAGCTTAATTAAAGCTGAAAGGAAAAAAAAGCTTATTCAAATTGATGAAAGAGGTAGAAAAAGAGTTATAGATGGAGGTTACACAGGGAGAATAACTGAAGTTGATGCGAATATTCTTAAAAATTTGCTTAACTCTAATTATACACCTGTAATTGCTCCAATAGCATTAAGCGAAGAATATGAAGCTTTAAATATTGATGGTGATAGAGCTGCAGCCTATATAGCAGCAGCTTTAGAAGCTGATTTATTAATTTTATTTACTGATGTGACTGGAGTAATGCTTAATGGAAAACTTATTTCACAATTAACTTTAGAGGAAGCTGAAGAAATTTTAAGTAAAGTTGGACATGGGATGATAACAAAAATTTTCGCTGCAACAGAAGCTTTAAAAAAAGGTGTTAAAAAAGTTGTTATAAGCTCAGGCATTATTGAAGAACCAATTTCATCAGCTTTAAAAGGTTCAGGAACAACTATAATGAAGTAG